The DNA sequence CTTATCAGGTCATTTGTTTTCCATTCTCATCACTGAGATTTATGttctgttttcttgtttttctttaacTCTAGAAACCTTAATAGATGAAAGAACATCCTTTAATAActaaagtagaaaaaaaaacacacacaaaaagcaCCTAAGCTTATTTTCCACTCAAAAGGGAATCAGACGAACACAAGTGGGTGTCTTTGTCTCTACACATGGCATACATCAAAGCCTCACAGAAACACTAGTGATGAGAAACAGAGTGTTAAAACAGAGTAAATGGCCAAACTGCGAGCACCTTTGCTTGGAATAATGCCAAGCGGAGGAGGAGCTCCTGGAAGTGTAGTAGTTCCGTTTGTTGGACTTGGTGGTGTTAGTCCCGTTGGTGGTGTAGTTCCCATTGGTGGTGTCGTTCCTGTTGGTGGTGTTGGTCCCATCGGTGGTGTAGTTGAAGGAGGCGGCCCCACAGAGCTGTTATAAACaccaatatttttatttgtcatattgATGTGAATGACGTATTTAGGTTAATGGAATTTGATCATTACCTTGGACCTGAAGGATATATGCAACCAGTAGCCAAATCTGCACAAAAGtaactcatcaatgctcacaacTTTAGTCATCAAAGCTATATAGACTTTTAGGGGTGCACGAATTTACTGGAAGGTGGGTTTAGATTGGTAGTGGCAGTTCCAGAGAAGTCGCAGCTTCCAGGGACTTGAGCTGCGTTCTGGAAGTAGCTGTTAACAGCCCAATCACAGTGGCTTTTGATGGTAATTGGTTGATAACAAGAACCCTTTTCCTTGATTGGATTACAATCTGCTAAGGTTCCACATGCATAGTCTATTGCTGTTTGAAGGTCTTTCTCCCCTATCCCATCGTTGCAGAGACAGTAAATTGCACCTAAAGAAAAAGATCATCCCTTTACATAAAAGCTTAAgataataaaaggaaaagagaGAATTAATCAGGAAGATGGAAGAATATAGACTTACTTGAAGGTGTTGTCAAGGCCAAGAGAAGCAACAGACCTAGAAACACTTTCATGATGATTAGTCTTAAGATCGTTCTTTAGGGGACGCACAAAATAGACTTTGACCTTCGACCAACAGCTAGACAGCCACCAAAACTAAGATGATGGCTTTAGGGAGATGTAGAATTTAAGAGTTTTGGACAATGAAAGgtgattaaataaatatgtactGAATAAACTGTTTATGTAAAGTATTAAATCATCTTAGGAA is a window from the Raphanus sativus cultivar WK10039 unplaced genomic scaffold, ASM80110v3 Scaffold3680, whole genome shotgun sequence genome containing:
- the LOC130506804 gene encoding PLASMODESMATA CALLOSE-BINDING PROTEIN 3-like translates to MKVFLGLLLLLALTTPSSAIYCLCNDGIGEKDLQTAIDYACGTLADCNPIKEKGSCYQPITIKSHCDWAVNSYFQNAAQVPGSCDFSGTATTNLNPPSNLATGCIYPSGPSSVGPPPSTTPPMGPTPPTGTTPPMGTTPPTGLTPPSPTNGTTTLPGAPPPLGIIPSKGARSLAIYSVLTLCFSSLVFL